A part of Scleropages formosus chromosome 3, fSclFor1.1, whole genome shotgun sequence genomic DNA contains:
- the LOC114910176 gene encoding LOW QUALITY PROTEIN: interferon-induced very large GTPase 1-like (The sequence of the model RefSeq protein was modified relative to this genomic sequence to represent the inferred CDS: deleted 1 base in 1 codon), which yields MGQIYEAWESQKEGTDRTGVDISSLPVLAADIMISGFPIELMDGDAAHVPMQWIDAVLGKVVEKIGNERLFVLSVLGLQSTGKSTMLNAMFGLQFAVSAGRCTRGAFMQLVKVSGEAQKELKTDYFLVVDTEGLRALELAGKATVHHDNELATFVIGLGNMTLINVFGENPAEIHDTVQIAIQAFLRMKKVKLSPSCIFVHQNVADIAAGEKNMEGKKRLQEKLDEMTCLAAKEEEECDVKCFNDVISFDVTRDIQYFAQLWEGNPPMAPPNPRYAENVQDLKKIILSVAKQQKGISISDFCVCVKDLWSALLNEDFVFSFKNTLEIVAYRKLEAEYGNWTWTLRSAMQVIENTLYNRIENGSLEAVDKEYLRSEMNISYQTVQTKMNQYFSKDKDKEILSQWKCRIEMRIEDLHRDLIDETKRKFDEIIQQKTACKELEENRTCYEKEFKLDLLLYLCDMAKKEFTDLHRQFREANDPRVFLEKKETEYYSIFKIHCKDTTSAVAVADILCMKLKPRILQAVYNQSAVDVADTIRRNSEAFRGNKSNLEKHFLKSLAKSKKFEDFIKYVHDPRKYFENFITEHVKNQLGTNQSFLQIFKNNLKAKLACVTDAVEAATEQVKNRKEDSDESQEDSADTSQEEANVWLDSFCKKLADKLEFSMKVLKGINLGEIFNFDNLKETMKRALDGLTEDLNPEFSSLSSIQMELFRETPAEILIKQLCDCCWVRCPFCAAICSRTIRNHDGDHSVSFHRPTAVSGFHYRNTDVFSIIICTTAVSSSESFYPDSSDRLVKYKKYREAGERFACWSITPDTSELPYWKWLVCQFKNELESHYKYKFKKRGEIPAAWKELTEEDALGSLEKI from the exons ATGGGTCAGATCTATGAGGCATGGGAGTCTCAGAAAGAGGGAACTGACAGAACAGGAGTGGACATTTCTTCCCTTCCTGTACTTGCTGCAGACATCATGATCTCTGGGTTTCCAATAGAACTGATGGATGGTGATGCCGCTCATGTTCCGATGCAGTGGATAGATGCTGTTTTGGGAAAAGTTGTGGAGAAAATAGGTAACGAGAGActctttgttttgtctgttcTTGGTCTTCAGAGCACTGGGAAATCCACTATGCTGAATGCCATGTTTGGCCTACAGTTTGCAGTAAGTGCAGGTAGATGCACCCGAGGTGCTTTCATGCAGCTGGTAAAAGTTTCAGGAGAGGCACAAAAAGAGCTGAAGACTGACTACTTTTTAGTGGTTGATACAGAGGGACTTCGGGCTCTGGAGCTGGCAGGAAAAGCAACTGTTCACCATGACAATGAGTTGGCAACATTTGTCATTGGCCTTGGCAACATGACCCTGATCAacgtctttggagaaaatccagCAGAAATACATGACACTGTGCAAATTGCCATTCAGGCCTTCCTCAGAATGAAGAAGGTGAAACTGAGTCCCAGCTGCATATTTGTTCACCAAAATGTGGCTGATATtgcagcaggagaaaaaaacatggaggGGAAGAAACGTTTGCAAGAGAAGTTGGATGAGATGACCTGCTTGGCAGccaaggaggaagaggagtgtGATGTGAAGTGTTTTAATGATGTGATTTCATTTGATGTGACAAGAGACATCCAATACTTTGCTCAGCTCTGGGAAGGGAATCCACCAATGGCCCCACCTAATCCACGATATGCAGAAAATGTCCAGGATCTCAAGAAGATTATTCTTTCTGTGGCTAAACAGCAGAAAGGAATCAGTATCTcagatttctgtgtttgtgtgaaggaCTTGTGGAGTGCATTGCTCAATGAAGACTTTGTTTTCAGCTTCAAAAATACACTTGAAATTGTTGCTTACAGAAAGCTTGAAGCTGAATACGGGAATTGGACCTGGACTCTCAGGAGTGCCATGCAagtcatagaaaatacactcTACAACCGCATAGAAAATGGTTCTCTGGAAGCCGTGGACAAAGAATACTTACGATCAGAAATGAACATTTCATATCAAACAGTTCAGACCAAGATGAATCAGTACTTCTctaaagacaaagacaaagaaattCTTTCACAGTGGAAATGTAGGATTGAAATGAGAATTGAGGATCTCCACAGGGATCTGATAGATGAAACTAAAAGGAAGTTTGATGAGATCATTCAACAGAAAACCGCCTGTAAAGAACTGGAGGAAAACAGAACTTG TTACGAAAAAGAGTTCAAATTGGACCTACTGTTGTATCTGTGTGACATGGCAAAGAAGGAATTCACAGACCTTCACCGCCAGTTCAGGGAGGCCAACGATCCACGTGttttcctggagaagaaggaaacc gagtattACAGCATCTTCAAGATTCACTGCAAAGATACAACTTCAGCTGTTGCAGTGGCTGATATTCTGTGTATGAAGCTCAAACCCCGTATTCTGCAGGCTGTTTATAACCAATCCGCTGTTGATGTGGCCGATACAATTAGAAGAAATTCTGAAGCATTCAGAGGGAACAAGTCTAATCTGGAGAAACATTTCTTGAAGTCTCTGGCAAAATCAAAGAAATTTGAGGACTTCATAAAATATGTACATGACCCAcgaaaatactttgaaaatttCATAACTGAACATGTAAAAAATCAGTTGGGTACAAATCaaagttttctccaaatttttaaaaacaatctgAAGGCAAAACTGGCCTGTGTTACTGATGCAGTGGAAGCCGCTACAGAACAAGTAAAAAACCGAAAGGAAGACAGTGATGAAAGTCAGGAGGACAGTGCTGACACCAGTCAGGAAGAGGCCAACGTGTGGCTGGACAGTTTTTGTAAAAAGCTTGCAGACAAGCTGGAATTTTCCATGAAGGTTCTTAAAGGGATCAATTTAGGTGAGATCTTTAACTTTGACAACCTTAAAGAGACAATGAAGAGAGCACTGGATGGACTCACTGAAGACTTAAACCCAGAGTTCAGCAGCCTGTCCTCAATACAAATGGAGCTTTTTCGGGAAACACCTGCAGAGATCTTGATAAAGCAGCTGTGCGACTGCTGCTGGGTTCGTTGCCCTTTTTGTGCCGCCATCTGCTCCCGCACCATAAGAAATCACGATGGAGACCACAGTGTCTCTTTTCATCGACCCACTGCAGTAAGTGGTTTTCATTACAGAAACACTGATGTTTTCTCAATTATTATTTGTACTACTGCAGTTTCAAGTTCCGAATCATTTTATCCAGATTCATCTGATCGTTTAGTCAAGTATAAAAAGTACAGAGAAGCTGGTGAGAGGTTTGCCTGTTGGAGCATCACTCCGGACACCTCAGAATTACCCTACTGGAAATGGTTGGTGTGTCAGTTCAAAAACGAACTGGAGAGTCACTACaaatataaattcaaaaaaCGTGGTGAAATCCCTGCAGCTTGGAAAGAACTGACTGAAGAAGATGCTCTTGGGAGTTTAGAgaaaatctga
- the LOC114910175 gene encoding interferon-induced very large GTPase 1-like, with product MVAKNGGGFYTEKINKKVIATNSTGKKPEMNKMEQQLLEIIGRLGLEDFHPKKLTTADILTIDRCSVGHQPQTEQDVAVASLQKLFVLDYRGRQVSLKDRNMEPINSDDFDIMQFIDQKKKEAEKAESLHPMDVQMAVFHCADNFLRQYMMNKLSFCQYALPLLVPNPVSGEIEFPLWTFRQIKKTWKTLDTSKTATSRSEPVYKAFTPMVFFCRIGTVTSSKSQLMNSVINPRHNTFFHRHCPGSSRTCHLMDGVVEIAWYCPSGKPDDTFNDCIAFCNLHGDAEKHIRQRKFLVEKSAVSVVLLQKLDLSEEGKDILPQFLDTSKPLISLLSNESTNLSKTSEGHFQIGLKDRNQAEIIEELTMIMKHFLKRSSPVFNLEDIAESSEFSVDETETDCLEWKLKASTLIKELDGTEFSQIKGKLLPRQGRPWQEWSKSSKDLHRLHGNVMQMESEIHQKMKSLRQEQRSFPLSDLMKHFLREIQSDNIAHKIYFLKWLSSLMDDLCEDKLSVIRKQYDAKWTEALQLKNKHDKRDELRAKQEELEKVSEELSDGTCGLEHLMREMGQIYEAWESQKEGTDRTGVDISSLPALAADIMISGFPIELMDGDAAHVPMQWIDAVLGKVVEKIGNERLFVLSVLGLQSTGKSTMLNAMFGLQFAVSAGRCTRGAFMQLVKVSGEAQKELKIDYVLVVDTEGLRALESAGKATVHHDNELATFVIGLGNMTLINVFGENPAEIHDTVQIAIQAFLRMKKVKLSPSCIFVHQNVADIAAGEKNMEGKRRLQEKLDEMTCLAAKEEEECDVKCFNDVISFDVTRDIQYFAQLWEGNPPMAPPNPRYAENVQDLKKIILSVAKQQKGISISDFCVRVKDLWSALLNEDFVFSIKNTLEIVAYRKLEGEYGNWTWTLRSAMQVIENTLYNRIENGSLEAVDKEYLRSEMKNSYQTVHTNMSQYFSKDKDKEILSQSKWRIELRIEDLHRDLIDETKRKFDEIIQQKTACKELEENRTWYENEIYNKSVELAIELKGKVCNEETLRNEFESMWRKWTKEVASKMATIKNINIRNDVKNILESHFEYKKIIDCIEKGSFIHSHSSKDAEERAHFLVKIKDFVMKGVNKTELGWKQLNSDEEMRARELSQAIERQTEENIKKAPVKKMGYDKRYIQEIIKNAIDKLMEFESKNFQLRKEFKLDLLLYLCDMAKKEFTDLHRQFREANDPRVFLEKMKPEYYSIFKIHCKDTTSAVAVADILCMKLKPRILQAVYNQSAVDVADTIRRNSEAFRGNKSNLEKHFLKSLAKSKKFEDFIKYVHDPRKYFENFITEHVKNQLGTNQSFLQIFKNNLKAKLACVTDAVEAATEQVKNRKEDSDESQEDSADTSQEEANVWLDSFCKKLADKLEFSMKVLKGISLGEILNFDNLKETMKRALDGLTEDLNPEFSSLSSIQMELFRETPAEILIKQLCDCCWVRCPFCAAICTCTIRNHDGDHSVSFHRPSAVSGFHYRNTDVFSVRICTTAVSSSESFYPDSSDRLVKFKKYRKAGERFACWSITPDTSELPYWKWLVCQFKNELESHYKYKFKKRGEIPAAWKELTEEDALGSLEKI from the exons ATGGTTGCAAAGAATGGTGGAggattttacactgaaaaaatcaacaaaaag GTGATAGCCACAAATTCTACTGGAAAAAAGccagaaatgaacaaaatggagcagcagcttCTAGAAATTATTGGCAGACTGGGTCTTGAAGATTTTCACCCTAAAAAACTAACAACAGCAGACATACTGACCATTGACAGATGTTCCGTGGGTCATCAACCTCAAACAGAACAAGACGTGGCAGTTGCATCCCTACAGAAACTGTTTGTTCTAGATTACAGAGGCAGACAGGTGTCTTTAAAAGATAGAAATATGGAGCCTATTAATTCAGATGACTTTGACATAATGCAATTTATTGACCAAAAGAAGAAGGAggcagaaaaagcagaaagtcTTCACCCAATGGATGTTCAGATGGCAGTTTTTCATTGTGCAGACAACTTCCTGAGACAATACATGATGAATAAACTGTCTTTCTGTCAGTATGCACTTCCACTGTTAGTGCCCAATCCTGTTAGCGGTGAGATAGAGTTTCCTTTGTGGACATTTCGTCAGATTAAGAAGACCTGGAAAACTCTCGATACCTCCAAAACAGCTACAAGCAGAAGTGAGCCAGTTTACAAGGCATTCACCCCAATGgtatttttctgcagaattGGAACAGTGACATCTTCTAAATCCCAGCTGATGAATTCTGTCATCAATCCACGTCACAACACATTCTTCCATAGACACTGCCCAGGGAGCAGCAGAACCTGCCATCTAATGGATGGAGTTGTGGAGATTGCCTGGTACTGTCCTTCTGGAAAACCAGATGACACGTTCAATGACTGTATTGCATTCTGTAATCTCCACGGTGATGCAGAAAAACATATAAGACAAAGAAAGTTCCTGGTTGAGAAGTCAGCTGTGAGTGTTGTTCTGTTACAGAAATTGGATCTTAGCGAGGAAGGGAAGGACATCTTGCCACAGTTTCTTGATACCTCTAAGCCTTTAATCTCCCTTCTTTCAAACGAGAGCACAAATTTGAGTAAAACAAGTGAAGGCCATTTTCAAATTGGCTTGAAAGACAGAAATCAAGCTGAAATCATTGAAGAACTGACAATGATAATGAAACACTTTTTGAAAAGATCAAGTCCAGTCTTTAACCTTGAGGACATTGCTGAATCTTCAGAGTTCAGCGTAGATGAGACTGAGACCGATTGCCTGGAGTGGAAACTCAAAGCAAGTACTTTAATAAAGGAACTGGATGGAACTGAATTCTCTCAAATAAAAGGGAAATTACTACCTCGTCAAGGACGTCCGTGGCAAGAGTGGAGCAAAAGCAGCAAAGATCTTCACCGTCTACATggaaatgtaatgcaaatggaGAGTGAAATACATCAAAAAATGAAGTCCTTACGACAAGAACAGCGATCCTTCCCTCTCAGTGATCTGATGAAGCATTTTTTAAGGGAAATACAGTCAGACAACATAGCACATAAGATTTACTTCCTGAAATGGCTTAGCAGCTTAATGGATGACCTATGTGAAGATAAGTTGTCAGTGATTCGCAAACAATATGATGCTAAATGGACAGAGGCACTAcagttaaaaaacaaacatgataaGAGGGATGAATTAAGAGCGAAACAGGAGGAACTTGAAAAAGTGTCTGAGGAACTGAGTGATGGAACATGTGGCCTGGAACATCTCATGAGAGAAATGGGTCAGATCTATGAGGCATGGGAGTCTCAGAAAGAGGGAACTGACAGAACAGGAGTGGACATTTCTTCCCTTCCTGCCCTTGCTGCAGACATCATGATCTCTGGGTTTCCAATAGAACTGATGGATGGTGATGCCGCTCATGTTCCGATGCAGTGGATAGATGCTGTTTTGGGAAAAGTTGTGGAGAAAATAGGTAACGAGAGActctttgttttgtctgttcTTGGTCTTCAGAGCACTGGGAAATCCACTATGCTGAATGCCATGTTTGGCCTACAGTTTGCAGTAAGTGCAGGTAGATGCACCCGAGGTGCTTTCATGCAGCTGGTAAAAGTTTCAGGAGAGGCACAAAAAGAGCTGAAGATTGACTACGTTTTAGTGGTTGATACAGAGGGACTTCGGGCTCTGGAGTCAGCAGGAAAAGCAACTGTTCACCATGACAATGAGTTGGCAACATTTGTCATTGGCCTTGGCAACATGACCCTGATCAacgtctttggagaaaatccagCAGAAATACATGACACTGTGCAAATTGCCATTCAGGCCTTCCTCAGAATGAAGAAGGTGAAACTGAGTCCCAGCTGCATATTTGTTCACCAAAATGTGGCCGATATTGCAGCAGGAGAGAAAAACATGGAGGGGAAGAGACGTTTGCAAGAGAAGTTGGATGAGATGACCTGCTTGGCAGccaaggaggaagaggagtgtGATGTGAAGTGTTTTAATGATGTGATTTCATTTGATGTGACAAGAGACATCCAATACTTTGCTCAGCTCTGGGAAGGGAATCCACCAATGGCCCCACCTAATCCACGATATGCAGAAAATGTCCAGGATCTCAAGAAGATTATTCTTTCTGTGGCTAAACAGCAGAAAGGAATCAGTATCTCAGATTTCTGTGTTCGTGTGAAAGACTTGTGGAGCGCATTGCTCAATGAAGACTTTGTTTTCAGCATCAAAAATACACTTGAAATTGTTGCTTACAGAAAGCTTGAAGGTGAATACGGGAATTGGACCTGGACTCTCAGGAGTGCCATGCAagtcatagaaaatacactcTACAACCGCATAGAAAATGGTTCTCTGGAAGCCGTGGACAAAGAATACTTACgatcagaaatgaaaaattcatatcAAACAGTTCACACCAACATGAGTCAGTACTTCTctaaagacaaagacaaagaaattCTTTCACAGTCGAAATGGAGGATTGAACTGAGAATTGAGGATCTCCACAGGGATCTGATAGATGAAACTAAAAGGAAGTTTGATGAGATCATTCAACAGAAAACCGCCTGTAAAGAACTGGAGGAAAACAGAACTTGGTATGAGAATGAAATATACAACAAAAGTGTAGAACTGGCCATTGAACTGAAAGGAAAAGTCTGTAATGAAGAGACGTTAAGAAATGAATTTGAATCAATGTGGAGGAAATGGACAAAGGAGGTGGCATCAAAAATGGCAACAatcaaaaacattaacattcGGAACGATGTCAAGAACATCTTggaaagtcactttgaatataAGAAAATCATTGACTGCATTGAGAAAGGTTCTTTCATACACAGTCATAGTTCTAAGGATGCTGAagaaagagcacattttttaGTCAAAATAAAAGACTTCGTAATGAAAGGagtgaacaaaactgaattGGGGTGGAAGCAACTGAATTCTGATGAGGAGATGAGAGCCAGAGAATTGTCACAAGCTATAGAGAgacaaactgaagaaaacatcaaaaaagCACCAGTTAAGAAAATGGGTTATGATAAACGCTACATCCAAGAGATCATAAAAAATGCAATTGATAAACTTATGGAATTTGAATCCAAGAATTTTCAGTTACGAAAAGAGTTCAAATTGGACCTTCTGTTGTATCTGTGTGACATGGCAAAGAAGGAATTCACAGACCTTCACCGCCAGTTCAGGGAGGCCAACGATCCACGTGTTTTCCTGGAGAAGATGAAACCAGAGTATTACAGCATCTTCAAGATTCACTGCAAAGATACAACTTCAGCTGTTGCAGTGGCTGATATTCTGTGTATGAAGCTCAAACCCCGTATTCTGCAGGCTGTTTATAACCAATCCGCTGTTGATGTGGCCGATACAATTAGAAGAAATTCTGAAGCATTCAGAGGGAACAAGTCTAATCTGGAGAAACATTTCTTGAAGTCTCTGGCAAAATCAAAGAAATTTGAGGACTTCATAAAATATGTCCATGACCCAcgaaaatactttgaaaatttCATAACTGAACATGTAAAAAATCAGTTGGGTACAAATCaaagttttctccaaatttttaaaaacaatctgAAGGCAAAACTGGCCTGTGTTACTGATGCAGTGGAAGCCGCTACAGAACAAGTAAAAAACCGAAAGGAAGACAGTGATGAAAGTCAGGAGGACAGTGCTGACACCAGTCAGGAAGAGGCCAACGTGTGGCTGGACAGTTTTTGTAAAAAGCTTGCAGACAAGCTGGAATTTTCCATGAAGGTTCTTAAAGGGATCAGTTTAGGTGAGATCCTCAACTTTGACAACCTTAAAGAGACAATGAAGAGAGCACTGGATGGACTCACTGAAGACTTAAACCCAGAGTTCAGCAGCCTGTCCTCAATACAAATGGAGCTTTTTCGGGAAACACCTGCAGAGATCTTGATAAAGCAGCTGTGCGACTGCTGCTGGGTTCGTTGCCCTTTTTGTGCCGCCATCTGCACCTGTACCATAAGAAATCACGATGGAGACCACAGTGTCTCTTTTCATCGACCCAGTGCAGTAAGTGGTTTTCATTACAGAAACACTGATGTTTTCTCAGTTCGTATTTGTACTACTGCAGTTTCAAGTTCCGAATCATTTTATCCAGATTCATCTGATCGTTTAGTTaagtttaaaaagtacagaaaagcTGGTGAGAGGTTTGCCTGTTGGAGCATCACTCCGGACACCTCAGAATTACCCTACTGGAAATGGTTGGTGTGTCAGTTCAAAAACGAACTGGAGAGTCACTACaaatataaattcaaaaaaCGTGGTGAAATCCCTGCAGCTTGGAAAGAACTGACTGAAGAAGATGCTCTTGGGAGTTTAGAgaaaatctga
- the LOC114910164 gene encoding uncharacterized protein LOC114910164 isoform X2 — MDGSEMNSQLHRSFDRLPAGKYILCVDEVTDFMSENTEDTKHTQKWLCRADGIAWKSQNYNDTNIVFLSLPETSTEHASHASFASVVQKLPEISAVLVTGAAPAYLQTVIDMFGETNLKYVLVVHFCWGADHQHPFWIETYEPSDITFCSNMDALLEEFTSKIAHNDSCLVLPKESFQRDTGFQQPPAADEIAVSSGEMTSSSGEPATVTGEMNSSTGGETVSSSEEPATATGEMNSSTGGETVSSSEEPATATGEMTTSTEGETVSSSEEPATATGEMNSSTGGETVSSSEEPATATGETATSAPETTTSARGIAKKAGIASLFGGAAALVGGIGTLLGAKLAGAITTSVGGSATPAGGTTTASGGTSTSVGRTATASGGTSTSIGGTAAAPAGETAISTGEMAASGRGTVALVGRMVAMGLSGFGVGTGITVAGLVFYLRYVFEKVKELLNILTPPVLIFALAIVVLVIGMIFFLHCQAVK, encoded by the exons ATGGACGGTTCTGAAATGAACTCTCAGT tgCACAGGTCTTTCGACAGACTTCCAgcaggaaaatacattttgtgtgtcGACGAAGTGACAGACTTCATGTCTGAAAATACTGAAGATACAAAACACACCCAGAAGTGGTTGTGCAGAGCAGATGGGATTGCCTGGAAGAGTCAAAATTATAATGatacaaacattgtttttttatcttTGCCTGAAACTTCGACTGAACATGCCTCACATGCCAGCTTTGCCTCTGTGGTCCAAAAGCTTCCCGAGATCAGTGCAGTCCTTGTGACAGGAGCAGCACCCGCATATCTTCAGACTGTGATTGATATGTTTGGTGAAacaaatctgaaatatgttttggtGGTCCATTTCTGCTGGGGAGCAGACCACCAGCATCCATTCTGGATCGAAACATATGAACCCAGTGATATTACATTTTGCAGTAACATGGATGCCCTTCTAGAAGAATTCACCAGCAAGATAGCACACAATGACTCTTGCTTGGTGTTACCCAAAGAGTCTTTCCAAAGAGACACCGGATTTCAGCAACCTCCAG CGGCAGATGAAATTGCTGTATCATCTGGAGAAATGACCTCATCATCTGGGGAACCTGCCACAGTAACTGGAGAAATGAATTCATCAACTGGGGGAGAAACAGTCTCATCATCTGAGGAACCTGCCACAGCAACTGGAGAAATGAATTCATCAACTGGGGGAGAAACAGTCTCATCATCTGAGGAACCTGCCACAGCAACTGGAGAAATGACAACATCAACTGAGGGAGAAACAGTCTCATCATCTGAGGAACCTGCCACAGCAACTGGAGAAATGAATTCATCAACTGGGGGAGAAACAGTCTCATCATCTGAGGAACCTGCCACAGCAACTGGAGAAACGGCCACATCAGCTCCGGAAACAACCACATCAGCTAGAGGAATCGCCAAAAAAGCTGGAATAGCCTCTTTAtttggaggagcagcagcctTAGTTGGAGGAATAGGCACATTACTTGGGGCCAAGTTAGCTGGAGCAATTACCACATCAGTTGGAGGGTCAGCAACACCAGCTGGAGGAACAACAACAGCATCTGGAGGAACATCCACGTCAGTTGGAAGAACAGCAACAGCATCTGGAGGAACATCCACGTCAATtggaggaacagcagcagcaccagctggAGAAACAGCCATTTCAACTGGAGAAATGGCTGCATCAGGAAGGGGAACTGTTGCTTTAGTTGGAAGAATGGTTGCAATGGGATTATCAGGATTTGGGGTAGGAACTGGTATAACAGTTGCAGGGCTTGTTTTCTACTTGAGATATGTATTTGAGAAAGTAAAAGAATTACTTAATATTCTCACACCACCAGTTCTGATCTTTGCTCTAGCAATAGTGGTTTTAGTTAtagggatgattttttttctccattgtcaGGCTGTAAAATAA
- the LOC114910164 gene encoding cell wall protein AWA1-like isoform X1: MDGSEMNSQLHRSFDRLPAGKYILCVDEVTDFMSENTEDTKHTQKWLCRADGIAWKSQNYNDTNIVFLSLPETSTEHASHASFASVVQKLPEISAVLVTGAAPAYLQTVIDMFGETNLKYVLVVHFCWGADHQHPFWIETYEPSDITFCSNMDALLEEFTSKIAHNDSCLVLPKESFQRDTGFQQPPGNPQAADEIAVSSGEMTSSSGEPATVTGEMNSSTGGETVSSSEEPATATGEMNSSTGGETVSSSEEPATATGEMTTSTEGETVSSSEEPATATGEMNSSTGGETVSSSEEPATATGETATSAPETTTSARGIAKKAGIASLFGGAAALVGGIGTLLGAKLAGAITTSVGGSATPAGGTTTASGGTSTSVGRTATASGGTSTSIGGTAAAPAGETAISTGEMAASGRGTVALVGRMVAMGLSGFGVGTGITVAGLVFYLRYVFEKVKELLNILTPPVLIFALAIVVLVIGMIFFLHCQAVK, encoded by the exons ATGGACGGTTCTGAAATGAACTCTCAGT tgCACAGGTCTTTCGACAGACTTCCAgcaggaaaatacattttgtgtgtcGACGAAGTGACAGACTTCATGTCTGAAAATACTGAAGATACAAAACACACCCAGAAGTGGTTGTGCAGAGCAGATGGGATTGCCTGGAAGAGTCAAAATTATAATGatacaaacattgtttttttatcttTGCCTGAAACTTCGACTGAACATGCCTCACATGCCAGCTTTGCCTCTGTGGTCCAAAAGCTTCCCGAGATCAGTGCAGTCCTTGTGACAGGAGCAGCACCCGCATATCTTCAGACTGTGATTGATATGTTTGGTGAAacaaatctgaaatatgttttggtGGTCCATTTCTGCTGGGGAGCAGACCACCAGCATCCATTCTGGATCGAAACATATGAACCCAGTGATATTACATTTTGCAGTAACATGGATGCCCTTCTAGAAGAATTCACCAGCAAGATAGCACACAATGACTCTTGCTTGGTGTTACCCAAAGAGTCTTTCCAAAGAGACACCGGATTTCAGCAACCTCCAGGTAATCCTCAAG CGGCAGATGAAATTGCTGTATCATCTGGAGAAATGACCTCATCATCTGGGGAACCTGCCACAGTAACTGGAGAAATGAATTCATCAACTGGGGGAGAAACAGTCTCATCATCTGAGGAACCTGCCACAGCAACTGGAGAAATGAATTCATCAACTGGGGGAGAAACAGTCTCATCATCTGAGGAACCTGCCACAGCAACTGGAGAAATGACAACATCAACTGAGGGAGAAACAGTCTCATCATCTGAGGAACCTGCCACAGCAACTGGAGAAATGAATTCATCAACTGGGGGAGAAACAGTCTCATCATCTGAGGAACCTGCCACAGCAACTGGAGAAACGGCCACATCAGCTCCGGAAACAACCACATCAGCTAGAGGAATCGCCAAAAAAGCTGGAATAGCCTCTTTAtttggaggagcagcagcctTAGTTGGAGGAATAGGCACATTACTTGGGGCCAAGTTAGCTGGAGCAATTACCACATCAGTTGGAGGGTCAGCAACACCAGCTGGAGGAACAACAACAGCATCTGGAGGAACATCCACGTCAGTTGGAAGAACAGCAACAGCATCTGGAGGAACATCCACGTCAATtggaggaacagcagcagcaccagctggAGAAACAGCCATTTCAACTGGAGAAATGGCTGCATCAGGAAGGGGAACTGTTGCTTTAGTTGGAAGAATGGTTGCAATGGGATTATCAGGATTTGGGGTAGGAACTGGTATAACAGTTGCAGGGCTTGTTTTCTACTTGAGATATGTATTTGAGAAAGTAAAAGAATTACTTAATATTCTCACACCACCAGTTCTGATCTTTGCTCTAGCAATAGTGGTTTTAGTTAtagggatgattttttttctccattgtcaGGCTGTAAAATAA